CAAATACTCCCTGCTGCAAAAAGGCCCCAGCCATCTCCTGAACGCCCGCCTGGAGGAATTTTTGGAATATTGGCTGCTGCGGCATGTCCGGGAGATGGATCAGGCGTATGCCGATTATTTTTCGGCACAGGGCATTCGCCCCGATCCCGAATGAACGCTTCGGGTTGGTTTGCCTCAACTGTCCGCGTCATGCCCAATGAGTGGGGTCGAAATATCTTGAGGTGATGCGTGCGCCTGTCTGACGTGGATATCCTGGAAAAACTGAAAAACGGTCAGATCGTCATCGATCCTCCGCCTGCCGACGAGTGTATCGGGTCATTTTCCATTGATGTGCGCCTGGGCAACCGTTTCCAGATTTTCCAGCCGCCGCAGATTCCCTACCTGGATCTGGCCGATCCGGACAGCCCCTATGCCGTCAAGGCGGAGACCATGCAGGAGGTGGTCATTGAGCCGGGGAAAAAATTTTTTTTGCACCCGGGCGAGTTTGCCCTGGGCATGACCGTGGAACGGGTCCGTCTGGCCCATGACATTGTCGGTTGGCTGGATGGCCGCAGCAGTCTGGCCCGGGTGGGACTCATGGTTCACATCACGGCCCATGCCATCGATCCGGGCTGGGATGGGCATGTGACCTTCGAATTTTTCAATGCCGGTCGCCTTCCATTGGCCTTGAAACCCGGCATTCGCATCGGGGCAATCTCTTTTGAAGCCCTGCAATCTCCCACCAGCCGCCCCTATGGTCGCAAACGCGGGGCAAAATACCAGGGCCAGCAAGGGCCACTCCCCAGCCGGATTGCTGCGGATGATTGTTCCTGATTTTTTTTTTGGGAACTCTCCGCGCCATTCCCTGACAAAGAGATCATGCACAAGAAATTTTTTGTGGTGTGCGTATGGGCTTATGTCGGGACGGGCATTCCGGTCCGGGTTGTCAGGGTCGAAAGCAGCGCGGGGGAGATCACAGGATGTATATTGTCATCATGTCAGCCGAGTGTACGCCTGTCGCCAAGGTTGGGGGATTGGCGGATATGGTGTTTGGTCTGAGCCGGGAGCTGGGCCAGAGGGGCCATGTCGTCGAACTCATGTTGCCCCGTTACGATTGCATGCGCCACGATCAGGTCTGGGGCATGCAGGTGGCCCGGGAAGATTTATGGGTTCCCTGGTGGGATGGTGCCATTCGCTGTACCGTCTGGTTTGGACTGGTCCATGGCATCCGCTGCTATTTTCTCGAATCCCACTCCCAGGACAATTTTTTCAATCGGGGAACCTGCTACGGATTCAATGATGAAACGATGCGTTTTGCCT
This portion of the Magnetococcales bacterium genome encodes:
- the dcd gene encoding dCTP deaminase, with amino-acid sequence MRLSDVDILEKLKNGQIVIDPPPADECIGSFSIDVRLGNRFQIFQPPQIPYLDLADPDSPYAVKAETMQEVVIEPGKKFFLHPGEFALGMTVERVRLAHDIVGWLDGRSSLARVGLMVHITAHAIDPGWDGHVTFEFFNAGRLPLALKPGIRIGAISFEALQSPTSRPYGRKRGAKYQGQQGPLPSRIAADDCS